Proteins encoded by one window of Mycolicibacterium cosmeticum:
- a CDS encoding resuscitation-promoting factor produces MSVLNRIHEVRSPALRLLVGALLLTLAFAGGIAVASRKTVTLTVDGAPITVTTMKSKVIDVVRENGFTVGDRDDLYPSADTPVHDADTIVLSRSRPVQISLDGQNSKEVWTTASTVQDALAQLAMTDTAPAAASRGTRVPLAGMALPVVSAKTVQIDDGGVKSTVRLAAPNVAGLLDAAGAPLQQRDTVNPPASAPVVDGMQIQVTRIRIEKVTEQLPLPPASRRIEDATMNMSRQVVEDPGTPGVQDVTFAVAKVNGIETGRLPVANVVVSPARDAVLRVGAKPGTEVPPVTNGGAWDAIASCESGGNWAINTGNGYFGGVQFDQNTWERQGGLRYAQRADLATREEQIAIAEVTRARQGWGAWPVCSGRVR; encoded by the coding sequence TTGAGTGTTTTGAACAGAATCCATGAGGTGCGCTCGCCTGCGCTTCGGCTGCTCGTCGGCGCGCTGTTATTGACGCTGGCGTTTGCTGGTGGCATCGCGGTGGCCTCCCGCAAGACCGTGACGCTGACCGTCGACGGGGCGCCGATCACCGTGACGACGATGAAGTCCAAGGTCATCGACGTGGTGCGGGAGAACGGCTTCACCGTCGGCGACCGCGATGATCTCTACCCGTCCGCCGACACCCCGGTGCACGACGCCGACACCATCGTGCTGAGCCGCAGCCGCCCCGTCCAAATCTCCCTGGACGGTCAGAACAGCAAAGAAGTGTGGACCACCGCTTCCACCGTCCAGGACGCCCTGGCGCAGCTGGCGATGACCGATACCGCCCCCGCCGCGGCCTCCCGCGGCACCCGCGTTCCCCTGGCCGGTATGGCATTGCCCGTGGTCAGCGCGAAAACGGTGCAGATCGACGACGGCGGCGTGAAGAGCACCGTGCGTCTGGCCGCTCCCAACGTGGCCGGCCTGCTCGATGCCGCCGGCGCCCCGCTGCAACAGCGCGACACCGTCAACCCGCCTGCGTCGGCGCCCGTCGTCGACGGCATGCAGATCCAGGTGACGCGCATCCGGATCGAGAAGGTGACCGAGCAGCTGCCGCTGCCGCCGGCCAGTCGCCGCATCGAGGACGCCACGATGAACATGAGCCGGCAGGTCGTCGAAGATCCCGGCACCCCGGGCGTCCAGGACGTCACGTTTGCTGTGGCGAAGGTCAACGGGATTGAAACCGGGAGGTTGCCAGTAGCCAATGTCGTCGTCTCCCCGGCGCGCGATGCGGTGCTGCGGGTCGGCGCGAAACCGGGCACAGAGGTGCCGCCGGTGACCAACGGCGGCGCGTGGGACGCCATCGCGTCGTGCGAATCGGGAGGTAATTGGGCCATCAACACCGGCAACGGATATTTCGGTGGTGTCCAATTTGATCAGAACACATGGGAACGGCAAGGCGGTCTGAGGTATGCTCAGCGGGCTGATCTGGCCACCCGTGAGGAACAGATCGCGATTGCTGAAGTAACGAGGGCACGTCAAGGATGGGGTGCCTGGCCGGTGTGTAGTGGGAGGGTCCGATGA
- a CDS encoding 4Fe-4S binding protein, with product MTDKLPARLADHPTVQAVRARARAAVPPVIDAAWLRRICLDAGADDVAFASFDDPALASEREHAETALPGVRSYISLVVKMNRDNVRSSERSVANQEFHRTGEIINEAAHRITRTLEDTGYRVINPSATFPMEMDKFPGRIWVIAHKPVAVAAGLGVMGIHRNVIHPKFGNFIILGTLLVGAPISEYGAPLDYSPCLECKLCVAACPVGAIGKDGAFDFMACSVHNYREFMGGFTDWVQTIADSADAEDFRSRVTDSENASMWQSLSFKANYKAAYCLAVCPAGEDVIEPYLDDRKGFMDLVLKPLQEKKETLYVLPNSAAKAHAEKRYPHKTVKVVDSGVRGR from the coding sequence ATGACGGACAAACTCCCCGCGCGCCTGGCCGACCACCCCACCGTGCAGGCGGTGCGTGCCCGCGCCCGAGCCGCGGTGCCACCGGTGATCGACGCGGCGTGGTTGCGCCGGATCTGTCTGGACGCCGGAGCCGACGATGTCGCGTTCGCCTCGTTCGACGACCCGGCGCTGGCGTCGGAACGGGAGCACGCCGAGACCGCGCTGCCCGGGGTGCGCAGCTACATCTCGCTGGTGGTGAAGATGAACCGGGACAATGTGCGCTCGTCGGAGCGCAGCGTGGCCAATCAGGAGTTCCACCGCACCGGCGAGATCATCAACGAGGCCGCGCACCGCATCACCCGGACGCTGGAGGACACCGGTTACCGCGTGATCAACCCGTCGGCGACGTTCCCGATGGAGATGGACAAGTTCCCCGGCCGCATCTGGGTGATCGCGCACAAGCCGGTGGCCGTCGCGGCGGGCCTGGGCGTCATGGGCATCCACCGCAACGTCATCCACCCCAAATTCGGCAACTTCATCATCCTGGGCACCCTGCTCGTCGGTGCGCCCATATCCGAATACGGTGCACCACTGGACTATTCACCCTGCCTGGAATGCAAGCTGTGCGTGGCGGCCTGCCCGGTCGGCGCCATCGGCAAGGACGGCGCGTTCGACTTCATGGCCTGTTCGGTGCACAACTACCGGGAATTCATGGGCGGGTTCACCGACTGGGTGCAGACCATCGCCGACAGCGCCGACGCGGAGGACTTCCGGTCCAGGGTCACCGATTCGGAGAACGCCTCGATGTGGCAGAGCCTGTCGTTCAAGGCCAACTACAAGGCGGCGTACTGCCTGGCGGTCTGCCCGGCCGGGGAGGACGTGATCGAGCCCTACCTCGACGACCGCAAGGGATTCATGGACCTGGTGCTCAAACCGCTGCAGGAGAAGAAGGAGACGCTCTACGTGTTACCGAACTCCGCGGCCAAGGCGCACGCCGAGAAGCGGTATCCGCACAAGACCGTCAAGGTGGTGGACAGCGGGGTCCGGGGCCGCTGA
- a CDS encoding fatty acyl-AMP ligase, giving the protein MSRFTDKMYRSARESARGMVTGEPHDPIRHTWGEVHERARRIAGGLAAAGIGPGDAIGVLAGFPVEIAPTAQGVWMRGASLTMLHQPTPRTDLAVWAEDTMTVIGMIEAKAVIVSEPFIVAIPVLEEKGITVLKVGDLLAADPIDPVETGEDDLALMQLTSGSTGSPKAVQITHRNIYSNAEAMFIGAQYDVDKDVMVSWLPCFHDMGMVGFLTIPMYFGAELVKVTPMDFLRDTLLWAKLIDKYKGTMTAAPNFAYALLAKRLRRQAKPGDFDLSTLRFALSGAEPVEPADVEDLLDAGKPFGLQSSAILPAYGMAETCLAVSFSPCNAGLVVDEVDADLLAALRRAVPASKGNTRRLATLGPLLKDLEARIVDEDGNVLPARGVGVIQLRGESVTPGYITMAGFLPTQDEHGWYDTGDLGYLTEEGNVVVCGRVKDVIIMAGRNIYPTDIERAAGRVEGVRPGCAVAVRLDAGHSRETFAVAVESNAYQDPAEVRRIEHQVAHEVVTEVDVRPRNVVVLGPGTIPKTPSGKLRRANSVALVTG; this is encoded by the coding sequence GTGAGCCGTTTTACCGACAAGATGTACCGCAGCGCCAGGGAGAGCGCTCGGGGCATGGTCACCGGTGAGCCGCACGACCCCATCCGCCACACCTGGGGTGAAGTCCACGAGCGGGCCCGCCGGATCGCCGGTGGCCTGGCCGCCGCGGGCATCGGGCCCGGCGACGCGATCGGCGTGCTGGCCGGCTTCCCGGTCGAGATCGCGCCCACCGCGCAGGGCGTGTGGATGCGCGGCGCCAGCCTGACCATGCTGCACCAGCCCACCCCGCGCACCGACCTGGCGGTCTGGGCCGAGGACACCATGACCGTCATCGGCATGATCGAGGCCAAGGCCGTCATCGTCTCCGAGCCGTTCATCGTCGCCATCCCGGTGCTCGAAGAGAAGGGCATCACGGTGCTCAAGGTCGGCGACCTGCTGGCCGCCGACCCCATCGACCCGGTCGAGACGGGCGAGGACGACCTGGCGCTGATGCAGCTGACGAGCGGCTCGACGGGCTCGCCGAAGGCCGTGCAGATCACCCACCGCAACATCTACTCCAACGCCGAGGCCATGTTCATCGGCGCCCAGTACGACGTCGACAAGGACGTCATGGTCAGCTGGCTGCCCTGTTTCCACGACATGGGCATGGTCGGCTTCCTCACCATCCCGATGTACTTCGGCGCCGAGCTGGTCAAGGTGACGCCGATGGACTTCCTGCGCGACACGCTGCTGTGGGCCAAGCTGATCGACAAGTACAAGGGCACCATGACCGCGGCCCCCAACTTCGCCTACGCGCTGCTGGCCAAGCGGCTGCGCCGGCAGGCCAAGCCGGGCGACTTCGACCTGTCCACCCTGCGCTTCGCCCTGTCCGGTGCCGAGCCGGTGGAGCCCGCCGACGTCGAGGACCTGCTGGACGCGGGCAAGCCGTTCGGGCTGCAGTCCTCGGCGATCCTGCCGGCCTACGGCATGGCCGAGACCTGCCTGGCGGTGTCGTTCTCCCCGTGCAACGCCGGCCTGGTGGTCGACGAGGTGGATGCCGACCTGCTGGCCGCGCTGCGCCGTGCGGTGCCCGCCAGCAAGGGCAACACCCGCCGGCTCGCGACGCTCGGCCCGCTGCTCAAGGATCTCGAGGCGCGCATCGTCGACGAGGACGGCAACGTGCTGCCGGCCCGCGGCGTCGGCGTCATCCAGCTGCGCGGTGAGTCGGTGACGCCGGGCTACATCACCATGGCCGGTTTCCTGCCCACCCAGGACGAGCACGGCTGGTACGACACCGGCGACCTCGGGTACCTCACCGAGGAGGGCAACGTCGTCGTCTGCGGTCGCGTCAAGGACGTCATCATCATGGCCGGGCGCAACATCTACCCGACCGACATCGAGCGGGCCGCGGGCCGCGTCGAGGGCGTGCGCCCCGGCTGCGCGGTCGCCGTCCGGCTGGATGCCGGGCACTCCCGCGAGACCTTCGCCGTCGCGGTGGAGTCCAACGCCTACCAGGATCCCGCCGAGGTGCGCCGGATCGAGCACCAGGTGGCGCACGAGGTGGTCACCGAGGTCGACGTCCGTCCCCGCAACGTCGTCGTGCTGGGCCCGGGCACCATCCCGAAGACCCCGTCGGGCAAGCTGCGCCGGGCCAACTCGGTCGCGCTGGTCACCGGCTAG
- a CDS encoding 4-(cytidine 5'-diphospho)-2-C-methyl-D-erythritol kinase has translation MRSSDGNTASEWVPTGSVTVRVPGKVNLYLGVGDLREDRYHELTTLFHAVSLFDEVTVRNADLLSVHMTGEGVAGLPTDNRNLAWRAAELMAEHVGRAPDVAISIAKSIPVAGGMAGGSADAAAVLVAMNTLWELGVARRDLHALAAKLGSDVPFALHGGTALGTGRGEQLATVLARSTFHWVLAFADKGLSTPAVFGEIDRLRAAPDREAPARLGDVEPVLEALAAGDPRELAALLGNDLQPAALSLRPDLRRTLRAGTEAGALAGIVSGSGPTCAFLCASAESAVEVGAALSGAGVCRTVRVASGPVPGARVIAEV, from the coding sequence GTGCGCTCATCAGACGGAAACACCGCGTCCGAGTGGGTGCCCACCGGTTCGGTCACCGTGCGGGTGCCGGGCAAGGTGAACCTCTATCTCGGCGTCGGTGACCTCCGCGAGGACCGGTACCACGAGCTGACCACCCTCTTCCACGCCGTGTCGCTGTTCGACGAGGTGACCGTGCGCAACGCCGATCTGCTGTCGGTGCACATGACGGGGGAGGGTGTGGCCGGGCTGCCCACCGACAACCGCAACCTGGCCTGGCGCGCCGCCGAGCTGATGGCCGAGCACGTCGGCCGCGCGCCCGACGTCGCGATCTCGATCGCCAAGTCCATCCCGGTGGCCGGTGGGATGGCCGGCGGCAGCGCCGACGCGGCCGCGGTGCTGGTCGCGATGAACACGCTGTGGGAGCTGGGCGTGGCCCGGCGCGATCTGCACGCGCTGGCCGCCAAGCTGGGCAGCGATGTGCCCTTCGCGCTGCACGGCGGGACGGCGCTGGGCACCGGCCGCGGCGAGCAGCTGGCCACGGTGCTGGCCCGCAGCACCTTCCACTGGGTGCTGGCCTTCGCCGACAAGGGGCTCTCCACGCCCGCGGTGTTCGGCGAGATCGACCGGCTGCGCGCGGCGCCGGACCGGGAGGCCCCGGCGCGGCTGGGCGATGTCGAGCCGGTGCTGGAGGCGCTGGCCGCCGGTGATCCGCGCGAACTGGCGGCCCTGCTGGGCAATGACCTGCAGCCGGCCGCGCTGAGCCTGCGCCCGGATCTGCGGCGCACGTTGCGTGCCGGGACGGAGGCCGGGGCGTTGGCCGGCATCGTCTCCGGTTCCGGTCCGACCTGCGCGTTCCTGTGCGCGTCGGCGGAATCGGCGGTCGAGGTCGGCGCCGCGCTGTCCGGGGCCGGGGTGTGCCGCACGGTGCGGGTGGCCAGTGGCCCGGTGCCGGGAGCACGGGTCATCGCCGAGGTGTGA
- the metG gene encoding methionine--tRNA ligase: MTTSSTDAGTSAPGAPFYITTAIAYPNGDPHIGHAYEYIATDTIARFKRLDGFDVRYLTGTDVHGLKMAETAAKLGLTAAELAKRNSDVFERMQERLGASYDRFIRTSDADHYEASKEIWRRMNEAGDIYLGSYQGWYSVRDERFFTEDETEERDGKRYAIETGTEVTWTEEQTYFFRLSAYTDRLLTLYREHPEFIGPDVRRNEIVSFVSGGLRDLSISRTTFDWGVPVPDHPDHVMYVWVDALTNYLTGVGFPDTASEAFGKFWPADLHMIGKDIIRFHTVYWPAFLMSAGIELPRRVFAHGFINVKGEKMSKSLGNVVDPLVLIDEFGLDQVRYFFLREVPFGQDGSYSEEAIVGRINADLANELGNLAQRSLSMVNKNLDGVVPQPGAFTAEDTELLDAADGLLDRVRRHFDEQAMHLALDAIWSVLGAANKYFSAQEPWVLRKTDPDRFATVLYTTLETVRIAALLSQPVMPESMTKMLDLLGQPADRRDFSAIGTRLAPGTALPKPEGVFPRYQAPEA; the protein is encoded by the coding sequence ATGACTACGTCTTCCACCGACGCGGGGACTTCCGCCCCGGGCGCCCCGTTCTACATCACCACGGCCATCGCCTACCCGAACGGCGACCCGCACATCGGGCACGCCTACGAGTACATCGCCACCGACACGATCGCCCGCTTCAAGCGCCTCGACGGCTTCGACGTGCGCTACCTGACCGGCACCGACGTGCACGGCCTGAAGATGGCCGAGACGGCGGCCAAGCTCGGCCTGACCGCCGCCGAGCTGGCCAAGCGCAACTCCGACGTGTTCGAGCGGATGCAGGAGCGCCTCGGCGCCTCCTACGACCGGTTCATCCGGACCTCCGACGCCGACCACTACGAGGCGTCCAAGGAGATCTGGCGCCGCATGAACGAGGCCGGTGACATCTACCTGGGCAGCTACCAGGGCTGGTATTCGGTGCGCGACGAGCGGTTCTTCACCGAGGACGAGACCGAAGAACGCGACGGCAAGCGGTACGCCATCGAGACCGGCACCGAGGTGACCTGGACCGAGGAGCAGACCTACTTCTTCCGGCTGTCGGCCTACACCGACCGGCTGCTGACCCTCTACCGGGAGCACCCGGAGTTCATCGGGCCCGATGTCCGGCGCAACGAGATCGTGAGCTTCGTCTCCGGCGGGCTGCGTGATCTGTCGATCTCGCGCACCACCTTCGACTGGGGTGTCCCGGTCCCCGACCATCCCGATCACGTCATGTACGTCTGGGTGGATGCGCTGACGAACTACCTGACCGGTGTCGGATTCCCGGACACCGCGTCGGAGGCCTTCGGCAAGTTCTGGCCGGCGGATCTGCACATGATCGGCAAGGACATCATCCGGTTTCACACGGTGTACTGGCCGGCGTTCCTGATGTCGGCCGGGATCGAGCTGCCGAGAAGGGTTTTCGCGCACGGGTTCATCAACGTCAAGGGCGAGAAGATGAGCAAGTCGCTGGGCAACGTGGTCGATCCGCTGGTGCTGATCGACGAGTTCGGCCTCGACCAGGTGCGCTACTTCTTCCTGCGCGAGGTGCCGTTCGGCCAGGACGGCAGCTACAGCGAGGAGGCCATCGTCGGCCGCATCAACGCCGACCTGGCCAACGAGTTGGGCAACCTGGCGCAGCGGTCGCTGTCGATGGTGAACAAGAACCTCGACGGCGTGGTGCCCCAGCCCGGCGCCTTCACCGCCGAGGACACCGAACTGCTCGATGCCGCCGACGGCCTGCTGGATCGGGTGCGCCGCCACTTCGACGAACAGGCCATGCACCTGGCTCTGGACGCCATCTGGTCGGTGCTCGGCGCGGCGAACAAGTACTTCTCGGCGCAGGAACCGTGGGTGCTGCGCAAAACCGATCCGGACCGCTTCGCCACCGTGCTGTACACCACGCTGGAGACGGTGCGGATCGCCGCGCTGCTGAGCCAGCCGGTCATGCCGGAGTCGATGACCAAGATGCTGGACCTGCTCGGGCAGCCGGCCGATCGGCGGGATTTCAGCGCCATCGGTACCCGGCTGGCGCCGGGCACGGCCCTGCCGAAGCCCGAGGGCGTGTTCCCGCGCTACCAGGCGCCCGAGGCGTAA
- a CDS encoding asparaginase yields MSGARRTVLVVFTGGTIGSRRSGDVIGLVPGQTRLLLQAYGGADGFDVVGGADGFDVVEPLSLLSENARPADWTAMAAAVTSAIGPQHTGVVVTHGTDTLSYGATALAFALTHLDVPVVVVASNRPLDHPEANGHSNFRDALEVIDTVPGGVYVTFRNPDGARLVHAAARLQPSTPLRHYVHSDGEVPITGLDQLPHPRFEPPPWPAGPVQFGARVLYLRPYPGLDYRVIDPAGFDAVVHETYHSGTACTVGASTSVLDFAGRCAAAGVPVFLGPVPDDVAAYESVTGFAAAGLIPFRWMRAETAYVKTSLGTGMGLTGDALVEFVCRREVAGEFTR; encoded by the coding sequence CTGAGCGGAGCACGCCGGACCGTTCTGGTCGTCTTCACCGGCGGCACGATCGGTTCACGACGCTCGGGTGATGTCATCGGGCTGGTGCCCGGTCAGACCCGCCTGCTGTTGCAGGCGTACGGCGGTGCCGACGGGTTCGACGTGGTCGGCGGCGCCGACGGATTCGACGTCGTCGAACCGTTGTCGCTGCTCAGCGAGAACGCCCGCCCCGCGGACTGGACGGCGATGGCGGCCGCGGTCACCTCGGCGATCGGCCCGCAGCACACCGGCGTCGTCGTCACGCACGGCACCGACACGCTGTCCTACGGCGCCACCGCGCTGGCCTTCGCGCTGACCCACCTGGACGTGCCCGTCGTCGTCGTCGCCAGCAACCGGCCCTTGGATCACCCGGAAGCCAACGGGCACAGCAACTTCCGCGACGCCCTCGAGGTCATCGACACCGTGCCCGGCGGCGTCTACGTGACGTTCCGCAACCCCGACGGCGCCCGACTGGTGCACGCGGCCGCGCGGCTGCAACCGTCGACACCGCTGCGCCATTACGTGCACAGCGACGGCGAGGTGCCGATCACCGGCCTGGACCAGCTGCCGCACCCGCGGTTCGAGCCGCCGCCGTGGCCCGCCGGTCCCGTCCAGTTCGGGGCGCGCGTGCTGTATCTGCGTCCCTATCCGGGGCTCGACTACCGGGTGATCGATCCGGCCGGCTTCGACGCCGTGGTGCACGAGACGTATCACTCCGGTACCGCGTGCACGGTGGGGGCGTCGACCAGCGTCCTGGATTTCGCGGGCCGGTGCGCCGCCGCCGGCGTGCCGGTGTTCCTGGGGCCCGTCCCCGACGACGTCGCCGCCTATGAATCCGTGACCGGGTTCGCCGCGGCCGGATTGATCCCGTTCCGCTGGATGCGCGCCGAAACCGCTTATGTGAAAACAAGTTTGGGCACCGGGATGGGGTTGACGGGCGACGCGCTGGTCGAATTCGTCTGCCGTCGGGAGGTCGCCGGCGAGTTCACCCGGTGA
- the rsmA gene encoding 16S rRNA (adenine(1518)-N(6)/adenine(1519)-N(6))-dimethyltransferase RsmA, with protein sequence MTIRLLGRTEIRHLAREIDFRPRKAFGQNFVHDANTVRRIVSASGIHRQDCVLEVGPGLGSLTLGLLDRGARVTAVEIDPVLAHQLPKTIANHSHSEISRLTVLNRDILTITSGDLDEQPTALVANLPYNIAVPALIHLLSEFPSIKTVMVMVQAEVAERLAAEPGGKDYGVPSAKIRFFGNVRRYGMVSPTVFWPIPRVYSGLVRIDRYETSPWPTDESFRQQVFELIDIGFAQRRKTSRNAFAEWAGSGNESAERLLAASIDPARRGETLSITDFVRLLQRSGELAAEAPERERVESVDDAEPSLS encoded by the coding sequence ATGACGATCCGACTCCTCGGGCGGACCGAGATACGGCATCTGGCGCGGGAGATCGATTTCCGGCCACGCAAGGCGTTCGGGCAGAACTTTGTCCATGACGCCAACACGGTGCGGCGCATCGTGTCAGCGTCCGGCATCCATCGCCAGGACTGTGTCCTGGAGGTCGGGCCGGGCCTCGGCTCCCTGACGCTGGGCCTGCTGGATCGGGGCGCGCGGGTCACCGCCGTCGAGATCGACCCGGTGCTGGCCCATCAGCTGCCCAAGACCATCGCCAACCATTCGCACAGTGAGATCAGCCGGCTGACGGTGCTCAACCGCGACATCCTCACCATCACCTCCGGTGATCTGGATGAACAGCCCACTGCACTTGTGGCGAATCTGCCGTACAACATCGCGGTGCCCGCGCTGATCCACCTGCTGTCCGAATTCCCGTCGATCAAGACGGTGATGGTGATGGTCCAGGCGGAGGTCGCCGAGCGGCTGGCCGCCGAGCCGGGCGGTAAGGATTACGGCGTGCCCAGCGCCAAGATCAGGTTCTTCGGCAATGTGCGGCGCTACGGCATGGTGTCGCCGACGGTGTTCTGGCCCATCCCGCGGGTGTACTCGGGTCTGGTCCGCATCGACCGGTACGAGACCTCCCCGTGGCCGACCGACGAGTCGTTCCGCCAGCAGGTGTTCGAGCTCATCGACATCGGTTTCGCGCAGCGCCGCAAGACCTCGCGCAATGCCTTCGCCGAATGGGCAGGGTCCGGCAACGAGTCGGCCGAACGGCTGCTGGCCGCCAGCATCGATCCCGCCCGGCGCGGCGAAACGCTGTCGATCACCGATTTCGTCCGGCTGCTGCAGCGCTCCGGTGAGCTCGCGGCCGAGGCGCCCGAACGGGAGCGGGTCGAGTCGGTCGACGACGCCGAGCCCTCGCTCAGCTGA
- a CDS encoding serine/threonine-protein kinase, whose product MGGPAFGGYLPDEAVGHGGYAVVYRAHPRDGGDPVALKVLDERYRRPPHLDRLAREFTFAQRLDHPHIVRMYRLGDGWLAMELARGGTVTHLTDRRARLRALTEIAGALDHSHRRGIVHGDVKPANILLSQPYSGGAVLVDFGIAHAVAEDVWHHPGHADASLAYAAPEVLTGHHPCAATDQYALACTAVELLIGAPPFVADTAQDLIDQQVNAPVPRYHPRLDWIPHAFDSILAKAMAKDPDARYPSCTEFVTLIERALTG is encoded by the coding sequence GTGGGCGGTCCCGCGTTCGGCGGCTACCTGCCGGACGAGGCGGTCGGGCATGGCGGCTATGCCGTCGTGTACCGGGCGCACCCGCGCGACGGCGGCGACCCGGTCGCCCTCAAGGTGCTCGACGAACGCTACCGACGGCCGCCGCACCTGGACCGGCTGGCCCGCGAGTTCACCTTCGCCCAGCGCCTCGACCATCCGCACATCGTGCGGATGTACCGCCTGGGCGACGGCTGGCTGGCCATGGAACTGGCGCGCGGCGGCACGGTCACCCATCTGACCGACCGCCGGGCCCGGCTGCGGGCGCTCACCGAGATCGCCGGCGCCCTCGACCACAGCCACCGGCGTGGCATCGTGCACGGTGACGTCAAACCGGCGAATATCTTGCTCTCCCAGCCGTATTCCGGGGGCGCCGTGCTGGTCGACTTCGGTATCGCGCACGCCGTGGCCGAAGATGTCTGGCATCACCCCGGGCACGCCGACGCCTCGCTGGCGTACGCCGCACCCGAAGTTCTCACCGGCCACCACCCCTGCGCGGCCACCGATCAGTACGCGCTGGCCTGCACGGCCGTCGAACTCCTCATCGGGGCACCGCCTTTCGTCGCCGACACGGCGCAGGATCTGATCGACCAGCAGGTGAACGCGCCGGTGCCGCGTTATCACCCACGCCTCGACTGGATACCGCACGCGTTCGATTCCATCCTGGCCAAGGCGATGGCCAAGGATCCGGATGCGCGTTACCCGTCCTGCACCGAGTTCGTGACGCTGATCGAACGGGCACTCACCGGGTGA
- a CDS encoding TatD family hydrolase produces MSSKREKPPAPEPLAPLIDAHTHLDACGAQTAQDVADILDRAAAVGVQAVVTIADDLDAARWAAQAAGWDDRVYAAVALHPTRADALDDAARAELETLATQERVVAIGETGMDMYWPGKLDGCADPVRQRDAFAWHIDLAKRAGKPLMIHNRDADAEVLDVLAAEGAPETVIFHCFSSDAAMAKTCVANGWMLSLSGTVSFRNAHALREAAGVIPDDLLLVETDAPFLTPHPFRGAPNEPYCLPYTVRALAELTGRPAAEVAEVSTANARRTYRLPAA; encoded by the coding sequence GTGAGCTCGAAGCGAGAGAAGCCGCCCGCTCCGGAGCCGCTGGCCCCCCTGATCGACGCCCACACCCACCTGGACGCGTGCGGCGCACAGACCGCGCAGGACGTCGCGGACATCCTGGACCGGGCCGCTGCGGTCGGGGTGCAGGCCGTGGTCACCATCGCCGACGACCTGGACGCCGCGCGCTGGGCCGCGCAGGCCGCAGGCTGGGATGACCGGGTGTACGCCGCGGTGGCGCTGCACCCCACCCGGGCCGATGCCCTCGACGACGCCGCCAGAGCCGAACTCGAAACCCTGGCCACCCAGGAACGGGTGGTGGCGATCGGGGAGACCGGGATGGACATGTACTGGCCGGGCAAGCTGGACGGCTGCGCGGACCCTGTACGGCAGCGCGACGCGTTCGCCTGGCACATCGACCTGGCCAAGCGGGCCGGCAAGCCGCTGATGATCCACAACCGCGACGCCGACGCCGAGGTGCTCGACGTGCTGGCCGCCGAGGGCGCCCCGGAGACGGTGATCTTCCACTGCTTCTCCTCCGACGCGGCGATGGCGAAGACCTGCGTGGCGAACGGTTGGATGCTGAGCCTGTCGGGCACCGTCAGTTTCCGCAACGCGCACGCGCTACGCGAGGCCGCGGGTGTCATCCCCGATGATCTGCTGCTGGTCGAGACCGACGCACCGTTCCTCACCCCGCACCCGTTCCGGGGCGCCCCGAACGAGCCCTACTGCCTGCCCTACACGGTGCGGGCGCTGGCCGAGCTGACCGGCCGGCCGGCGGCCGAAGTGGCCGAGGTGAGCACGGCCAATGCCCGACGCACCTACCGGCTGCCCGCCGCTTAG